GTTTAACTTATGAGGTCCATGTTCATCACCTTCACTAACATTaacgctgctgctgctaaaatcAGCCTTTTGAGTCCGAGTTGCATGGACTagctttcactttttctttagAGGAGGTCAGTTATAGCCCAGATAGAGCTATGGATCGGGGTCCAGTTCTATGGGCTTTTTATTCATGAAGTGAAGGAGCAAACACACTCTCTTAGgaggagatatttcagtctcaGTCTTAGCCATGCTAGTTCTACATCGCACATGCTCTGCCCTCTAATGGGCTTGTCTATTGGTTTACCCTGTGTGGCTCTGCCTCAGTACCTGAGAGACAATCTTTACACTAGCCACCTAATTGGGGGGTGGCATCTATGCAGCACCCTCAGCCCTATAAAGCCCCAGTGCTCTCGCTGCTCGTCTCCCTTTTTCACTCAGCCACCTTGAGAAGTGATCATCCTATGAACTTCATTCACCTTCCAGTGTTGCAGAAGAATTTACCTTCATCATGTCTGCTAGCAATTCTCACATCTCTTGTGCCTTGCATATGCTGCCGGCTGCCTCTCATTATTCCTGCTTTCTCTGCCTAGGTTTGCAGCACCGGGCTGAGATTGTCTCCGGCACTGCCTGTCTCACgctgaaaagctgaaaagaaatgttttttaaatttggacATAGCTGTTCCCCTAACTGCATCCCAATTCCTTTCAGAATGTACAGACATGACATTGGTCTGATTCTTGTCATCTCAAAAATGACTATATTTCCCAAGATGTTGAATTATTCCTTTTAAACAAAGGGGCAGAACTTATGGAAGTAATAGGCTAAAGCAACACAAagcagaggcagaaaaaaaccTTGAAATCTTCAAGCAACTGCAGTCACCCTGCTCCATGAGTGATTCAAACCTGTCCATTGAGAAAACATTGTATTTGAGGAGAGCTGAGGAGAGAAACTGGATTTTATATTGCAAGAGCTATGCCTCCTTTTCCTATAAGTATGAGTCAGTTACTGCATCAACTGATCCCTTGAAATTAATCTGCTATATTTCTGGCAATCGTaatattttattccatatcCCCTGGTTAGTTATCAACTTCAAGTACTCAACAGtttgattaaaatgtcttttggcTTTTGAGCAAAAGACTTACACAATACCTCTCATTATTTAtgagaaataaatgttcatagCAGTGTATTCTGCTGAAAATAGATATGGCTTTGGCTTCTTTTCCTACTCAAGGAATCAGAACCAGTATTAAATAGAAACTAAGAATAAATAACTAACATTTGAATTTCAATTTGATTtgacatcataaaaacaatacCCAACCCCAATCAAGGGTGTTTAATCATCCCTCACATGAGAAACACATTACGCTCAGCAGTTCATTAGgctcataaaaacatacagtaaaaaaaatcaagcactTAAATAGGAGAGCATAAGCTTACACTCTAGTCAAGAATGTTGTCCACATGTGTAGCATAACACAATACATCAAAAGGGAatataaataacagttttttaTAAGGACTCTATCTGGAGCAATCTTTAGCAAAATAAAGTCTAAGCTTTCAAATACCATATGTCTAATTATACATCAGGTCTTTAGAAACCCCTACCTCCATTAGAGATGATGTGCCAACTGCAACATAGCCAGGCCTCatatgtatattgtatgtatgaCCATTGTCAGATATTGAGCACATAAAGCAGACAGTAGAACAGAAATGGGGTCAGACATCTGTTGTTGTAGGTTTAATGTTATACTCACACTCTGAATGCATTATTTCTGTTGGAGTTAAAGGACAAAAAGTCAGCTGAAAGTTTGCTGAAATTCATCAAGGTTCTCTGCTCCATGACTGTGCAGATAACTGTGctcttcacattttgttttgattatcTAACTCTTGAAAACAGAGTTGAGCAGTTTTCAAGAAGtttcttctgttgttttacTGAACCTCtctggccctgtttacacctggtattaacatgcgtctcgggtgatccgTTCACAAGTGGACATCTTTAAGTgtgtctgtttacacctggcattaacatgcatctccaCATGTGTCCTGAGTGACCAcatgtgatcggatctcacttccccgctcttTATGCAAATAAATACGGAAATCATTTCCGTTTTCAAAGACCGAATTCGTTTGTTATtcatccaaagctgtgttcaacttgtttgataacaggataaatatttaggatataaataaatattccgCGTcaggagagatagagagagatgcAGCGATCTCCCCGCAGCTGCATCTCTCCATTCAGAGACACCGTGTGCATTTAAGCATAAGATACAacagcataacttcattgattatgctaatgttgattaatgttctgtattcttctacacatccagctggtcagctgttacacacacagtccagattcatacagtgaaactgtttggagtaaagcagtcatcatcctgataaatcctgagctcattatgtcgagcagcacagcaaaactaaaaactgtcgtTATCAatttgacaggacagaggaaactatccagctacgtttagcttctgaaatatttttttagacagacaagcgaaaaattaatggtttaatttctattctaactGTCGATTTGAAGAGGGAAACTGGTTAGGTTGTTTATCCTgactgttatcaaacaagttgaacagccTTGGACAGAGGGTCCTGTGTCTAATCTGCCGaaaaatagaggacgtcagttgagtaggtggtCCTTCAATGTCAGGGCCAAAGAAGTTGAGGTCTCGTTTCCATGTGTTGAGAATAGAGGTGCTTCCAAGAAACAAGCACATTTGTTTCCTGACAACCAAGCATCCATGCTGGGTCCGATCAGTATCAATCAGTTTTTAACTTGGTTTATACAACAGTCTGTTGAGTCCCTGCAGGCACTGAAGGCATGTGGTACCTCAGATTCTTCCAGAAGTGTCTGTTTGAGTTGAGTTTGTGGGTTCCAAGAGAGGTTGTCTTCCACTTCAGAGCTCCTTGTTTCCTCTTAATAAAGTGCAAAGACTCTGGTAGGTGACTGTAATCCACCAGACCATCTGGTAGAATAGAACAGAATGGTGACCATATATTACAACAAACATACTGAGTGTATTAACACATGTATTGTATCAAACCTTGACAATCATtagtaaaaaacattttagcatGTTTCCCAGTGGCATGTTTCACAGCTTCTGGCCTTCCAGTTGTTAGTGCTCAACTTTGACTTTTAGTGTAACAAGCAAGTTTATCCCCACACTTGCAGCCCCATGTAGCTTGTAACACACCAGAAGGCAAAAGTGTTAGACTGATGATAAATGCACAGAGCTTTGCTATTTTTAAATCCTTACTACTAGTGGTGCAAAAAGGTTAAAGTTTGCCCCAAATATTGCtaaatattgtaatataaaTCAAAGGGTTTATTCTCTACACAGATTTTTCCTCAGACTCACCATGTCAGGCTCAGCTCTATGTGGTCAAAATCTACCTAGAATTATGACCTTAGACttaaatttgatgtttttaagtATGCTAGTAACATTGCTCTATAAGGATGGCAATGTGGGTCTGTCAGCTGGTCAGTCCTTCACTTTgctccagactaaaatatctctgCAACTATTGGATAGATGAATTTTGGTACAggcattcatgtccccctcagaaTAGATTATCATCACTTTATAGCCTTATAGAGTCACTAGCATGACTGGAGACTCTTAGTTttgtgaaacataaaaaatgtcacAGCTGTAAGCTATCAGATTGGTCAGTAGTGACTGATTCCCAGAAGTTTCTTCAAACCTTTTGGGGATTTGCTCTGACACATCTGGGATACATAGTGCTGACTATAAGTTACTGTATCTATGAACAGAAGGAGATCAAActttcttgttaaaaaaaattatgaaagcTGGAAATCATATTAGAGTCTTCACAGATCCACTCAGATCCTAATAAGTGAGACCTGACCCCTGGACTCGAGTGGAGCCATATCCAAACTATATTCATTCTTAGTAGGTCGAGTCAGGGTCATGTTCTATTGGGTCTGTGATGTATGTCTAATAACCAAGTGGATccaaaagtaaaagttaaaGTACATTGATTCTTAAAACAcgtgtttgtcattattttggACCACTGCTAATCATCAATAGCAaatcctgctgctgtcagtgctGGTGTTCTCTCTGTATTTGTGTCCTTCATGAAGAATGTTTGAAAATTTTGGAACCATAAAGACCTCAGCTTGAGATGTCTGCAAAACACCATCCATTTGTGCCAGTGGGGTGACTACATTAGCCTAGATTGCTAAGTTTAGACTTAACTTCTCAGATGTGCGATCATATGCTCACTTATTGAAATGCATCCTCATGAGTCTGAGTCTGTCCTTACCTATTTCCACGAGAATCACTCGTGGTTCGTTCTGAGTCAAAGCGTCATGAAGGCCAACTTTCTGCTCATAGCACAGCTGGTTTTGGTCATTATGTATGGGACATGCCTCCTCTGTTTTGCCATCAGTAGAAGATTTTGCCTCGGCTGACAAGATGATTATAAGTCTGCGGCATCTCTGCACGGTATACGCAATGAGATCATGCATTGCTGTAAGAGATTAAGCACAGGAAACAAATCATTACTGCAAGGTAAAACAGGGGCAGGACTACACCTCAACCACACCACTTCTGGCATTCCTATAAATACCAACCtaaccctctcctcctcttttgctCTCATATTCTGcacccctccccccaccctattctttcttcctgtttctcctctccttcctccccttGTAGGGTCCTGGGGGAGTTCATCGTTTCCCGGGTGCCCTATGAAGCCTCCCCACACCGCATTCAAGCAAGCAAATGGAAGAACATCGCTCatcaaactttttctttaataaatcatttaaacacATCTTGTTGATGGTGTGGTCCTTAGTAGTGAAACTACAGTTGaacattttccaaagcataGCATAAGCTTTTAGGCATATATCCATCTTCTTCTGGGCTTTTcaactttgtttattttctcagtgTTAAAAGGtaagttcacccaaattacaagaTGAAATGTTATCTTTTGTGGTCTGTGGAATATTCTGAGCAACAAGGACAAGGAACAAGgtctttttaatgtcattttagaGCTTTGAGGGACTCAAACTGATTTCCATTAAACTCAGCATAAGGTTCAGAGGCAAATGTCACAAAATCtcagcacatactgtaaaactgaaaactacCTGCAGCTATTCATGTATTTACTTTTGAATCTTATTTACATAATCTTTTTTCCAATGTCCAcgcttatttttttattctcactacatttttcacttttcacccATCCACTAGATATCGGATGCTAGAGTGTCCTTAAATGAATCACTAAGTAACTCAGAAATTGTATAAACCCctgacaaaatgaaataaataaaggaaaaaaacaacagtgccATGAAAAAGTATTTGCCTCCTCCTCATACTAAATTGTTTCAGATCTTCAAAAAatttgaaactaaaacaaaggcAACATGAGTAAACAATGGTAATTTTATTTACTGAAGCAAAAAAGTTATCCAACACCTACGTCATCCATGTGAAAAAGTAATAGCCCCTTGTTGTGTACCACAGAATATTGTGAGAAAAACAATAGAGAGAAGAAGTTGGCAAAATACGATGGCTTCTTCAGAGTGAGAGTTTGCATGAGAGATGGCTTAATGCTGCATccatatgaaaaaaaagtaaagtaaatgaGTGCTAAACAGAAATGGAAacatccacttgatatgactaactctgACTGAtaaagcctcatataagcttcacatcaacttaaatgcatttttgcacaaaatgactgtgtggacacactgtggattttggcccccatcagttacactgaaagcacatttgaaggggatcttttaatagccagtatgaacaggaataatgattacagtgaggaaaacctctttcactgttcatatggacacctgactgttgtttgaagacagacttACGACTTActtgaacctatcctttaaaaagtGCCctatggatatttttttttaccactagtGGTGCTGTGAtctccattttgtttgtatctcATGTTATGTGTCATGCAAATGTGTAGCACATGGAAGCCATACAGCAGGAAGTAGAGGAACAGCTGAAGGCTAGGCCTGCACATCAGATCGCCACATCTAATGGTAAGTGAAAATGGCTTTTAccttaaagtaaaatatatgtatgtatgtatatcaAATGAAAGGATGTGTGTATGATTTATTAGACATCAAGGATACACATCACATGTTTTGGTGAGAAAGGCTGGATGTAACCATAATTCTGCATGTTTACAAGAAAATTCCTACTGTAATACACCTTAAAATGTGAAGCGGGTGTCTGTTCCTGACCTTCTCCAGGGCAGTCATCCCGTCCTCTGATGTACAGGGAGTAGCCATGTTGTTTCTCCAGCTTCTCAGGCAGGATCTGCAGGGCAAAGCTCTCGGCTGAACTCAAGGTGTCGGGATGGAGATAGCTCACAAAGGCGTCATACAGCTTCCCATCTGGAGCTGTACAGAAGACAAGATGAGGGCGACCATCATCGCATCTTTCAATTCTGTAGAATTCACTTCAACTACCTTAATTCTGCTTGTATAAATTCCTGTTGGTTTTATTTCCCATTTAACTAATTCTGTGTTCATTTCTTAATGGTTACAccttgtttgattattttactaTGTCAAACAAGAGATGAAATTGAGCAATAAAGCACGAGGGAAATCTTGGTAGTATCCAGTCTGAGATCCACAGAAAAGCACATATCCTCCTGATGAAATACTTACACTTGGAAAAATGTCTCATCACTTCCCTGGAAGCCAGCACCAAATCTACTTTAAAAAAGAGGAGGGCAGCAGCCAAGGCCAGAAGAGTCAAGGTGGCAGCAAGGCAAACAGCCACATTGGTGTAGAGGGCACTGTGGtcagctggagagagagggaggcagtcAAATTTAACCTCTAAATCTGTAGTTTGagaacacataaacaaaactgGTAGTATTGTGGAAAGACTTTCAGGAATATTCCACCCTGTGGAAATCTTTCTACGCAACCAGCAGTTTATTTGTACatcacatttcaaacacaaaggAATCTTGTGCGTCATATAAGGTTTAGGATTTCACTGTGTCTATTACATTCCTTTTCTTCAGTGAGTCCATTGGagaatctttgtttttctctttaaagtTTATAGAGATCTTTAGACACACAAAAAGAGtggcctttttctttttctttttccatggTATGCTGGAAGCAGGTAATAGCAAgtatgtgttttcctttttggCCCCATTATGTGTCAGTGACACAATAAATTAAGACATGGATATGTGATTACTGTGCTGACTTTGTGTTTGGTAAGTGCAGTTAAAGTagcctacagtatgtgtaacaaagtataatataataattatgaaacattatttatacagcatttcatacaaaatatgcaatacaatgtttttcaaaaaagcagaaataggAACACTGATATTAATATTTCCATAAACAAATTAGTTTTAGTATTGTTAATACTATGTTCTGAGAAGTTTACAAgcaacattattttaatttgtacTTCACTAGCAAGAACCACGCCACAAGTTAACAAGTTAACtacatataaatatgtgttACATAGGTAACGGTCTCTGAAGACACCAAAACACCCATGtccttaaaggtaccctgtggtggttttttatgagtgggtccctGTCTTGTTTGTCTCAGGCTTCCGCGTGACACAATTCACATTCCTGCCAATGGTTTCCCACTTTTACAAagatctacaggtggctgtagTGTGGCACAGCCATGTGCCAGCAAAGGcaatgaagaagaagactgcaagccaGTAAGCATGGACgcaaacaatgcaggatttaaaattctttaaaaaaaaaatgttttgcaaatgttttatgatgaagGATATGCATTTAACACCtttttgttagacctcaaggatatACACAATGCATTTTCATGATGCACAATGAGTAACactcaatgtaaacatgacttatgtttgtttacatgaaaaCTCCACAGAACACCtttaaaggtgaaaaaaataatcagagagAAGATAAAGCTCTGTACATAAAAATTGAATTAAGTACCTATAGTAGACAAAAAATACTAAAGGTTACAGAGCCATTGAAGTGTAACTATAGTGAAGTTGTCAAGATACACTATATGGCTCAAAATATGTGTACACCCTTTGAGTGGACACAAGTGATCGTTATGTAGATGTAATTTCAGGACCATGGGCATTAATATGCTGCTTCAATAGCCTCTGCTCTTCTGGTTTCAGATGTTCCAACCTGGCTCCTATCCAGCCACAGGAGCATTAGTGAGCTCCagcactgatgttgggtgataacaTCTGGCTGGCAGTCAGCGTTTCAGTTGGTCCCACATGTTTGTTGGGGTTGAAGTCAGGGCTCTGTACAGGCCATTCAAGTTCTTCcccaccaaactgggaaaaccatgcCTTTATAGAACTGGCATTGTGCAAGGGGACattgttgaaacaggaaaggacCTTCCCCAAAGTGTTGCCACAAAGTTTGAAGAACACTATggtctaaaatatcattgtatgcTCTAGCATTAAGATTTTACCcaaaccataaaaaacaaacccagAGATACACAAATCTACGTGGACAatggtgtccacatacttttggctaTACACTGTAGtgtagatagacagacagatagatgtGACACTGCAgaaacatttttgtgattttcatctcatgtcatttatatgtttattcacatttatggcctttttctttgcttgcccttctaaaatgttttgaaattaatttcagtGATTTTAGGAGTGAACATTTACAAACACTGACATCTTATACAATGTGTAGAAGTTacagaagagaggaaaataCCTTCTTGAAGCCACACCACACCATCTTTCTCTCCAACTGGGCTCTTGACATGGCAGCGAATGGGAACATTCAGGAACTTACGAGGAACTTTAGAGATGGACAGAGTGGACAGAATGTACACCCTGCCTCTGACTTTATTACTAAAATGGACAggaccaatcaatcaatcaatcaatcaatcaatcaatcaacaaatcaatcaaacagTGCATCAATTAGTCAGTCAATTAATCAGGTAACCAAACAAGAAATGAAAATTGTGTTTAAAAGCTGCTTTAGAAATACTTAGCAATGAGGCAGAAAGATTACTTAAAATACAGCATTTGGCAGTTTTTTGAATGATAAACCTGCAATCTGTGCACAGACTATTCAGGCTCTATGCGGTTCTGTAAGTTGTCTTGGTTTTTTAACTCAAAGATCACATGCTAGATGTCTTTATCGACTCTCAGCCTGATGCAGTGCACTGCAGTGTTGTATTGCAATGAGGCAACTTCAGACTTCAAATCCTTTTTCCAAGAAGTGCTTCTGTGTTTATCTTATTCAGTTCCAAACCCCCTCCATGTCCATATAGAGGCTGAAACAGAACGGCAAGAAGCAGAAACTCACTATTCCTGGGACACATCAAGCTCCTCATGGTCCTCAGTGAAGTCCCCGTCAACAGTCCAGTATACGGAGGCGTCATCTTCCTTAGTGACGCCTATGTAGGCCACACATTTCAGGTCCACTCTCGCACCTGATCATCAGTAAAATTTATAAACAAACTAGCTGTCACTGTACACATCCTGGTGTTTTGATAAAATTGTCA
This genomic interval from Thunnus thynnus chromosome 11, fThuThy2.1, whole genome shotgun sequence contains the following:
- the LOC137193146 gene encoding interleukin-1 receptor type 1-like; amino-acid sequence: MEVAGWVCSLAALLSLMFTVTHSHREKIDTFRVSAGHLFLLKCLIGAAHTNVTWSRGGKHNQSLPAGVEVRDGLLWFLPLQMSHNGTYNCEIRTEDKLLRMELGVSVSSGECPDPADTKPITQGVSRGVSCQQNEIIRLNKTQNIRWLKDCQPVKRQGEPISVEVDGTMRLPRASERDSGKYTCLVDVDLDGRSYTSARSIQLNIDNDPRVSAYPEVVYPQETVNMVEVGARVDLKCVAYIGVTKEDDASVYWTVDGDFTEDHEELDVSQEYNKVRGRVYILSTLSISKVPRKFLNVPIRCHVKSPVGEKDGVVWLQEADHSALYTNVAVCLAATLTLLALAAALLFFKVDLVLASREVMRHFSKSPDGKLYDAFVSYLHPDTLSSAESFALQILPEKLEKQHGYSLYIRGRDDCPGEAMHDLIAYTVQRCRRLIIILSAEAKSSTDGKTEEACPIHNDQNQLCYEQKVGLHDALTQNEPRVILVEIDGLVDYSHLPESLHFIKRKQGALKWKTTSLGTHKLNSNRHFWKNLRYHMPSVPAGTQQTVV